The Elgaria multicarinata webbii isolate HBS135686 ecotype San Diego chromosome 11, rElgMul1.1.pri, whole genome shotgun sequence genome segment CAAACATTACAATAAACCGACTATCGGAGAAAGATCTTTCACAAGCGGCTGAAAACAAACCAACGTGACCCAGGCTGCTCTTTCCGTACGTCCTTCAGTGCCAGAGGTCCCACAGAATCCGGctgcaggaggagggaaggaagaagggaaaacATGGTGGGATCAATGGGGCCTTTCACCCCCAAACACCCATTGAGGCAGAGGCCTGCTCTGACGTCAGCCAAGCGCGGCCTGAATGCCTCGGTCGGCAGGGGAAACCCCCGGGCCCGGGCCAGGAATGCGCCCCTCTTCCCCCCTCTGTGGTGAAGATCCCCATTCAGTATCACCGCTGCCATCACCTCTTGCCAAGAGCAGAGGGTTGTGTATGCAGAGGgtcaaagtatttatttttagcaGCCCAGTGGGCTCAGAGAGCtggggagcaggagggggagAGATGAGTTGTGTCCCCGAGACACCCTTCTTCTGCAGCTCACATCATATGCCGCCCTTCCTTTGTCACGCTGGGTCAGCTAGAAAGAGTGTGGAATTCtaaagaacccaggagtcctgcttcCCAGGCTGTCCCCCTCCTGGGCATCCAAACTCCCAGCTGTCAGAGTATATTGGTCTACCTTACCTAGAATAGAACAAGAAAGGCACCCAGAACTCTTGAGTTCTCTGCGAAACAGCAGGACctgaatacaacagcaccctcccttccatgttccccaacaaccagTGCACattggcacactgcctctgatactttaGCGTTTAGCCATGGATAAcctcctccgtgaatttgtcaaccccctttttaaagctattcaaatCGGTGAGCATCGcgacgtcttgtggtagcaaattacaTAGTTTAATTCCATAGTCCTTGAAGGGTGGtcgtaggatcatagaatcatagaatagcagagttggaaggggcctacaaggccatcgagtccaaccccctctgctcagtgcaggaatccaccctaaagcatccctgacagatggttgtccagctgcctcttgaaggcctctagtgtgggagagcccatgacctccctaggtcactggttccattgtcatactgctctaacagtcaggaggtttttcctgatgtccagctggaatctggcttcctttaacttgagcccgttattccatgtcctgcactctgggaggatggagaagagatcctggccctcctctgggtgacaaccttttaagtctttgaagagtgctctcatgtctcccctccatctgctcttctccaggctaaacctgcccagttctttcagtctctcttcatagggctttgtttccagacccctgatcatcctggttgccctcctctgaacacgctccagcttctctgcgtccttcttgaactgtggtctCCCGgtccagcctgcccacactttgaaGTCATcagcagaggcccttctcacttgcccaccatCAAGGGCGGCTAGGCTGGTGagtacaagagaaagggcctgctcagtggtggccccagacCTCTGGAATAAACTTCTATCAAAGCCACCTGTTTCAAATCAACTGGGCCTTCCCATAGCATCTGGGCTACTGTTGTATGGGAAAGTTCTTGGGCCAGAAATGTTCCCAACCCCAAGTTGAACCCGAGGTATATTTAACCATTAACCAAATGAATGAACGGGCGCCATCCAAAAATTTTTGGGAGGGGAAGATGCTGCACCCGTTAATTTTTGCAGGTGTTGAAGGCGTAGGAGCTTAGCTCGGATAAAGCAGTGGCGACCTTCCTTCGGCGTGGATGAGGATggttcccagtccaacgcttGTTGCTGCGGCTCCGGTGCCATCTCGGGCAGGAATGTCCGTTTGCTTGGCTAATCCCAGCGCCTGCAACGATGAGGAGCCGCTCTTTCAGGCCtgggtgtgtgttgtgggggggagAACATGTGGGCCCTCCTCCTGCTGGCGTGTTTGACGGATGGACAAAGAGCTGCGGAGAAGTCAGCCCCGCAATGGGCCTTAACGAGCATTAAACCCCTCCGTTTAATTAGCTCCCTGGGCTGCTTAATCCTGGTGGATGCGGTGCTGTTAATTAAgatgcaccgggggggggggcgtcatcCCCACTACCACCACGACTTGCAGGGAGAGACCACCATTTCCCCATCCAGTTGGGAAGTCCACAACACCGTTATATTTTAGCAGCCCTCCCAAACCCGGCTCCCTGCAGATGGgtcggactgcagctcccagcatcccaagCTAGCATGGCCAACGGCCATGCTAGcttgggatgctgggagctgcagtctgacCCATCTGCAGGGAGCCGGGTTCGGGAAGTCTTCTTTAGGGTTTTAACGAGCTACCACACAGCCCTGTGGATGGCTGTGGTCAGGTTCAACACTTGAATGTGTGAAacaagcatgcacagagtgcttttctCACCAGTGGTTGTCGAGTAAACTTTCTGGGctccatgtgtatgtgtgttgcagTGTTTTTCAGGTAAACCTGATTACCTCCCTTTTAAGGAATCCAGGCCCCATTCCTTGCACTGGCCTTCCCCAAGGCCACTTTCCAGTGAATTCAGCCCCGTGGCCAACTTGAATTTCAGCCAGCTCTGTTTCACGCAGCTCAGCTGCCATTTCTTCAATGTTGCTGGCTTtaattaaagacacacacacacacacctggccaaTGTTTCTGTACTTCCATATTTCCCTCGTCCTTGCACTGCATCATGGACTTTGTAGTTTTTAGAGCCATGTCAACAGCCCTTCTCACACTCCATTTTTCATCCTAAAAGTTTCCTACATTGCACGGACAGATGGGGGTTATCCCGAAAAAACATTATGGGTGTCACGAGAATGCAAACAGGGTGGCAGATGTCAAGAGTAGAGATATCTTGAGAATTTGTGGTGCCAATTCATGATGGACGATGTGACTATTCCTCAATCGCACGGCGGATTTTGGAAAGAACCTCCAAATTTGATACTGATTTCTTTGGATCCATATTCCAAAGTGactctggttatttatttatttatttatttatttaatttatataccacccccatagctagagctctctgggcggtttacagaaattctaaaattgaaatagaaacgagtatacaaaatttaaaattctaaaacgcagaacatatatacataaagcattaaaaacagttaaaaataaacatgtgagtgattaagatgtgccgccatatgcctgggcaaagaggaaagtcttaacctggcgccggaaagatagcagcgttggcgccaggcgagcctcgtcagggagatcgttccatagtctggggtccaccaccgaaaaggccctgtccctcattgccacactccgagcctctctcagagtaggcactcggaggaggaccttagatgttgaacgtagtgaccgggtatattcacgtcgggagaggcgttccgtcaggtattgtggtcccaagccgtgtaaggctttataggtcaaaacagcaccttgaattgggctcggaaacacacaggcagccagtgcaagcggaccagggcaggtgttatatggtcaaaccttctggttcccgaaatccatctggccgctgcattttgcacgagctgcagcttctgaaccgtcttcaaaggcagccccacgtagagcgcattgcagtaatctaacttggaggttaccagagcatggacaactgaagccaggttatccctgtccagataggggcgtagctgggccaccaaccggagtttgtaaaaggcactccgtgccaccgaggtcacctgagcctcaagtgacaatgatgggtctaaaagaacccccaagctacgaacagGGGGAGTGggatcccatccagaactggtagaacacacacacacacatcctgtcagcggaatcacctactaacagcatctcagtcttgtctggattgagtctccgtttattagccctcatccagtccattgtcgcagccaggcactggttcaacacatccacagcctctcctgctgaagatgaaaagatgAGAAGgttcttctttctccttcttttgttttctttgtgaaTTATGGCGGCCGGCGAAGGTGATGCTGCcacctgggctctcccacactggaggccttcaagaggcagccggacaaccatctgtcagggatgctttagggtggattcctgcattgagcagggggttggactcaatggccttgtaggccccttccaattctgctattctatgattctatgaagttcatCATCTCTGTCCTGGAGGTTTGGGGCAGTCCATGCTTGAACCTTCCCCGGGAGCCCTAGCTTCGCCAGGGACAATCAGCCAGGGGGGATTCAAGGTTGGCGTTGAGCGATTGACATCTGACAGGCCACCCCGCTTTTTGGAAATGGCGCTCCACCTCTGGCTTTGGACTTGTTGCACTGCAAGGTGCTTGGAAGTCCTGGGTGCGAGTCACACCTGCTCCCCTCCTCACTCTGCGCCCCCTACAGGGGAAAGACCCACAGGTCCACTCagtgctccccaccaccaccaccaccagcaccagcacacacgcacacacacacacacacacacacacacacttgccttcTCTAATAACTTTATAAGGAGAATGGAAGGAGCTGCTGcactccctgggtgacttttgaCCGTCTCTGGGGAAACCCGCCTGCAGCGCAGAAAGAATCAGCCAGGCCTTTTCTCAGCCTGGGGAAGGTTTCCTTGGCAATTCCAGGTCCCCCCTTGATGGATTTGGGAAGGGGGCTCtgtggggagaagggggcagggggggaggtcATTACAGGGTGGCAGGGAGGGAACTGTGTGGAGGGCGCACAGATGGTGGGGTGACAGGagcaggaaggaaaaggggggccGAGGTTCTCGGGGACCAGGGACCTTTTTGGGGTGAATCCAAAATGCCGCATTGTCCCGCAATATCTCCCCactcctctcttctctctcatccACGTCATAttagtattttttcttcttcctctttctttccctctttctctttcctcatttcttcttctcttctctccacattgtgttgtgtttttctcttctctattcccccccctctctctttctctctctctcaacccagCCTTGCTGcgcacccatccctccctcccccctgccctttcTTTGCCCCCCCTTTTCCCGTAACTCATCCCCTGGGCAACACGGCCCTTTCACTGGGGGACAAAAGCGCCCCCCATGAGGGCAACAGCCCCCTGTCTCTGCCAGCAAGGGGTGGCCACTGTTGCCCAGGGGatgggccagggagggggggctgagcAGCCCTATAAAAGCCATGGACGGGGGTGAGGCCAGACACAACCAAACCAGCCCCCCCAACCGGCCCCCCAGGGTCACCCGCTTGGATCCCAAAGAGaaactcctcttttttttttttggacaagAATGAGGTTCTCCTGCCCCCTCCttgccttccttctcctcctcctcctgcctctggCCTCCCAGAGCCCGGTCCGCTCACCCCAGGTAGGTAGAGGGCCCAGCACCCCACCAGCCCCACTGTTCTACCCtctggacccccaccccaccccaccctgggctCTTCTGGGCACCCGGCTGGTGTCTCTTCCTTGCCCCAGGCTCCTCTCAGAGGACCCAGGCGTCCTGCCCACACACCCTGCTCCGATTCTCTTACTGCGACAAACCACTTTCCACAAAAGTTTGTACATTTCAATGTACCATTATtggcgtgtttgtgtgtgtgtgtgtgtgtgtgtgtggataaataTTACATGGGAAATGGCACATCAAGGAAAGTAGGCTAAACTGGGGAGGGCACAGCATCCTGTCTATGGGATGAGTTTTTGTGGGGGGGGCCCTCTTTGTCAATAGTAGTGAGTCAAATGCacgcatgccccccccccactaattcCTTCCTTCTCCCAACAGACATTGATGGAGCTCCTAGGAGAAGATCTGGCTACTctcctgtctgaccatgaagcgGACCCCCCCTCGCTCCCCCAGGACTCCCTGTCCCGACTCCTGAGCAGGCAGCGTCCCCTCCGCCGCCCCCCCAGCCCCTCAACGCCCTCCGAGGAACGTGCCTGGATCCACTTCTTAAATGACTTCGTGAACACCCAGAAGAAGTTTCGGGGGCGCACCAAGAAGATGGGGCAGCAAGGCTGCTTTGGCATCAAGCTCGACCGGATTGGGACCCTCAGCGGCCTTGGATGCTAACGGTAAGTCTGGCTGCGAGATAACGGAGGACTTCGACatcgcgggggcgggggggggatcggAGCATGGCAGCGGGTGAGAAAGCGTGGCAGGAGTCACATTTCGGAAACTCCGCTGCATCCCCAGTACAAAACATTCCTGCCCTCTGCGTTCTCAAGCTACTGAAGTCCCTGGATGCCTGAAACTGGTTTCGGTGCTGCTGAGAACTTCTCTGGGCATCTAAGAATTTCAGAGGAGCCCAGCTGGGCCCCACCAAACGTCTGTCTCATCCAGCAGCCCTTTCACACAGCTGCCAGCCACAGGCCCCAACAGAAAGCCCCATAAGCAGGGAGCACATAAGTGCCACGGCCCTGCTGCTCTCTAGGTCCTCCTTCATCTACTTTTGGGGGGGCGGTAGACTGCCCCCAACCCTGGAGGCTCCATCAAGCCCACATGGCCGATAACAATGGAGAGATCTTTGCAGTCCATGAGCCCGACGCCCCGTCGATGCCCTCGAAACCACTGGCCGGCCCGCAGATGCTACGGCAGGAGGGGTTCTGACGCTCACGATCACTCGTGTGAAGATGTGGTACCTCCTTTGGGCAGCCCCGGCCTTTACCAACACCCCGGGGAGGTGATCCGTCAGGGTGGAAGGGGGTTGGTGGAGGATAAACCTCATCCAAATCCCCAATTGCTTTCAGACATCAGTCCCCCAAAGGAGCATGGGTTAACCCTGATGGGTAcaggtggggggtggaggaaaaggcaggtttGGGAGCACAGGCTGCAGAGTAGTTCAAGCAAGAGCAATTAGAGGATGAACTTAGGGAAAAAactgtgacctgcccagagatctccggctattgggcggtatagaaataaaataaataaataaatgcatataagTACccaccttcccaacctggtgcctgccggatgttttggactgcaatgcccatcatacACAGCCAGCTGGCTGTgtatgatgggcattgcagtccaaaacatccggcaggcaccaggttgggcaaaacTGTAGCAAATGCTGGTAATACCAACAAACCAAGTCTTGTATTGGACGAAAAAGTTGTGACCTATGGAAGGGAGGCGGGGCGGTCATTTAGGGGTTGGGTACCCCTCTTTTGCAGGGTAGGTGATAAGGCAGAACTTAACTTGACCCAGCGCATTTCAGGCCTCAGCCCCCAAACCTTTCTTGAAGGCCAGGATTTAGCACTTAAAcatctggggggaggggaaggaagagagtaGCCACAAGCGCGTGCAGAGTGCATTCAAGGCATATTCCAAACCCCATGAATGTCTCTTTTAAGACATTAGACATGAAAGAGGAGAGTGAGGTTTGGGTTACTAAGAGGAGGGTGcgtgtttcttttttcttgaaCGGGAGCAGCTCAGGCTTCAAAATGGGAACCTATCTGGGGAAGGAAACAGAAGGAGAGGTCCCATTCCACCCGCCATGCTGAAAGAGCACGCaacgttttcctcttcccttcccacccttttttccttgCGTGCCGTGCCTTTTCATATCGCAAGGGGCCGTCTTGTTTTGCTGACTGCAtgtagctgctctgggagcctttccgGCTGAAGAGCAGCATgaaaattctttaaataaataaatgcaggacaGGCAATCTGTGGGCTGTGATGGATGGGAGAGGGAAGGCAATTAGCAGAAGGGAGAGGCTGCCCTTTGGATAGTTTTCCTGTCAGCTGCCCCTCCCTGCAGCTCATCTTTGCTGTCCCAAAGGGAGAGTGACTGGATTCTTGCCCTGTTCCCAGGCTCCAATGGGGGAGAAACCATCAAAAGGCCAAATATGTCTTTCATGCATTTGGCCAGCTCCGTCTGAAACCAGTTTGGTTCTTTCTAGGGCTCTCACCCAagttaaagaaatcttagttgcATAAATTGGACTAGAATAAAACAATAGTTTTGAAGGGGAAAATGTGGGTCATAGAATCagtgggctcagctacaccaagcaggatatggcactaggaaagcggtatataaaaggcaggagccacacccctgctttatagtggtattgaagtgcacggacaactgctttctaccaactctggttggtggtcCAGCTCTGCCcctacctggacagggataatctagcttcagttgtccatactctggcaacctccaaattagattactgcaatgccctctatgtggggcagcctttgaagacggtccggaagctgcagcttgtgcagaatgcagcggccagattgatagatggaacagggaggtttgagcatataacaccgattctggctcacttgcattggctgcctatacgtttctgagccaaattcaaggtgctggttttaacctataaagccctacatggcttgggaccgcaatacctgatgaaacgcccctcccgacatgaaccttcccgtacactgcgctcaacatctaaggtcctccgagggaagcttgaaggatggcaacaagggagagcaccttttcggtggtggcccccaattgtggaacgatctccctgatgaagctcacctgatgccaacattgttatctttcaggcgccaggttaagacttttctcccaggcatttaacaacgctaagtttgttttctaacggaccccagaactgttgttttttaaatggatactgatgtttttatactgttgtttttttatgtctctggtggtttttaaattttgtatgctttttaatgtttactggtttaacttttgtgaaccgcccagagagcttcggctgtggggccgtatataaatgtaataaataaataaataataaataaatataaataaactgatggggcccattgacacgtatacccctttcctagtgttatatcctgcttggtgcagatgtgtcctgggccccaaccgttgtcagtgcacttcagtgccgctatAAAGCCGTCGTagggctccagccttttatataccgctttcatagcggaatgtcctgcttggtgtagatgaggccctagattcatagaactgtggagttgggagggaccacaaagatcatctagtgaccagtggttctcaacctggggcactccagatgtgttggactacaactcccagaatgccccagccaggcattctgggagatgcagtccaacacatctggagtgccccaggttgagaaccactgatctagtccaaccctctgcaatgtgcaggaaaaccaattaaaccatccaggaGAGGTGGCTGTTCAGCCTCTTCTTCAAAACCTCCAGAAATGGGTCAGTCGGAGGATATCAAAGCGGGGGTATCTTGGAagaggcacccacccaccctcacagtGAAAGGAAACGCGGAAATCCTCTTCTAAgacatcggggtgggtgggtgggttactagTTACGTTCAAAATAattgggattttaaaaacaaacaaggccTTTTTTTCACCTTTTAGCAGTGTGATCCTCTGCGTGCTTACTCTGAAGCACGTTCCACTGTGTTCATtcgggcttactcccaggtaatgcGCGTAGGTCTGTAGCCTAAAAAGCTTTTAATCAGTTAATCATATTGGTTCAGGTTTGCGGGCcaagttctttccagggagaacCGGTTCTCAGATCTTACTCCTCTCATAGGGCAGCCAAAAGACACCTGCTCATTCTTCACCTCTGTGTCATCAGTTgcatcccctcctctctctcctacACCCCCGTTTACGCCCATGGAGACACATTTGTGGCTCCGTTGTCAGGGAGGaggtaaatccgctccgggtttcagtcagaaccagtcagagctcctttaaagttctgactagttctgactaaaacctggagcggatttacctCCTccctgacatcggagtcaccagcctccactgcctgtttGGGACTGAGGGTTTAACTTTCCTTTTTccatgatttttctttttgtagGTTTCCTGGCTTTGACGAAGCCCCTACAGGGCTGAAAGACCTCCCCCAAGACAAAAGCGCCCAGGTGCTTGCAAAGACCTCTTGCTACCTGAAATCTTCCCCAGTTACCTGCTTGGGCCTCGAAACAAGaaaggcctccccctcccctctttccatcctgccccacccccaccccctcctctaaATCCCAGGCCTTGCTCCAAACCCCAAGCATTCATCCGGTCGATTCGTGCCCATCGTTTGTAACCAATTGGAACCTGACTTaatttgtacaaaaataaaagcatttttttctgtttggcaTCCCACCCAAGCTGCACGATTCCTTTGGTTTTGATGATAGTATGTGTGAAGCGTGTGTGCACATGGCCGAGTCAAAGCTCAGCCCCAGAATGCATTGAGTAGGGTAccactgagcatgtacagagtgcatccTCCTCACTACTGAGCAAGCCCGACGACCTGCACACATTTGGGATTAGGGTGTAGCTACTAACGAGGATTTGAACTCTTTAAAAGCCTCCCTTGCgcggttcgggaggtggaaaaatgtaacatcctttaaacacctcctgaaaacatacctgttCATACAAGCTGTCCAAGGAATGTAACTTATCTGGCTTTATAGTTCCCTTTTTAAGTTTTAACGTTCTAAATTTATTTGGATACTTgtggtattttatggttttaatcgtgcactgcccagagagcctcagctaatgggtattattttgtttatttatttatttattacatttctatactgcccaatagccggagctctctgggcggttcacaaaatactcTGGGCGGTAtactgggcagtatacaaatgagatagatagatagatagatagatagatagatagatagatagatagatagatagatagatgatagatatttAGGCACTGCTCAGGAGAAATAATTTTGGCCCATGCTCAGACGAACTCATCTGCATGTTCGAAAACTGGACGCAGGTATGCAAAATAGgctgtggtagggtgaccctctgaaaaggaggaccggtctcctgtatctttaacagttgcatagaaaagggaatttcagcaggtgtcatttgtatatatggagaacctggtgaaattccctcttcatcccaacagttaaagctgcaggagctctactagagtgaccagatttaaaagagggcagggctcctgcagctttaactgtggtgatgaagaggaaatttcaccaggttccccatatatataaatgacacctgctgaaatttccttttcaatacaagtgttaaagatacaggaaccctgtcctccttttcatagggtcaccctaggttgtgGGGCTGAAATTAAAATCCAGGCCTGGCATGATAACGGAGCATTATCCCAGATTTCCAGGGAGGAAATAGCTTACTTGGCCCACAGGGTGGCGCTGTTCCCTTCGGAAGAACTTTGGAATGAGGCCGTGATCCCCGCTGACCTGGGAGAGGGCCACGTTCACACGTTTCCCCTACACTTAGGCAATCTCTCTGTGGGTTGGGAGCGGGCCTTGGGAAGTGTAAATTAAACATTTGCTCAAGTGCTCTAAAAAAAGTTATTCCACGCAGCACGCGTGAAGGGTGGTTTGGCTGCACTGCAAGCTGCACGGCAGGCACTTAAAGAGTATAAGGCGAGTTGTGCCGCATGAGGGCAGAGGCCGCTCTAGCTCAGCCTTcagctcccacagtggccacGCAGACGCCCCAGCAGAAAGCtggcaagcaggacatgagcgcaagaCCCTCCCTTTCCCTTGTGCGACCCATCAACTGGTGCTGACACGTATACGGCCTCCCATAACAGAGGTGACTTCTAGTCATTGTGACTagaagtagccatt includes the following:
- the LOC134406006 gene encoding C-type natriuretic peptide-like, with translation MSVCLANPSACNDEEPLFQAWTLMELLGEDLATLLSDHEADPPSLPQDSLSRLLSRQRPLRRPPSPSTPSEERAWIHFLNDFVNTQKKFRGRTKKMGQQGCFGIKLDRIGTLSGLGC